The genome window TGTTCACCCTGTAAGTTTGCTGTTCACATTGAATGTGTATCAGCATCTTTAGATCTTGTTGTTGAAGATAAAAGCCATGAACATCCTTTCAGTTTGTTTACAAGGAGATCGTCATTCATTTGTGATGCATGTGGTATGGAAGGAAGTTATGCTTCCTACATATGTTGTACATGCAACATTATGGTTCATAAAAAGTGCACTTCATTGCCGCGCATCATCAAAAGCAAGTGGCATGATCATCGCCTTTTTCACATATATTTCTTTCCGGATGAATTTACAAGTTCAGACTGCATGATTTGTCATGATGAAGTCGATCCAGAGCATGGTAGTTATTGTTGTTCACATTGCAATATTACATTCCATGTGCGTTGTGTGACAGAGGATAAACGCTCATATTCAATAGTTTCACTAGAAAATGAAGATGAGATGCCCAATGAAAGTTCCATCATTGTTATTGAGAGCAACGATGCTGGAGAAGCTACAAAAATAAAGCATTTCAAGCATATGCATAATCTAATGTTAGGTCCCTTTGATGGAGGATACGAAAATAATTGCGACGGGTGTATGTTGCCAATCTCGGATCCATTTTACTACTGTTCAgaatgtgttttttttcttcataaagCGTGTGCCGAGTTACCTAAGATGAAGAATGTTTGGCATGAGTTGTGCCGAGAACCTCTTGCCCTTATTTCAGACAAAGTTTTTGAGTGTGCGAAATGTCGGCACATATGTAATACCTTTGCTTATGAATGTAGTGAATGTGAGAGTAAGAGGTGTCTCAGATGTGTGATTGCGCTTACCCCTGGTGCTCGAACATCTTTGAGACATGAGCACCCCCTCTTTTTCTACAAAGATTACCATGGGCGCTGTGATGCTTGTGGTAATCTTACATTGGGAGCATTTTGTTGTAAGGATTGCAATTTTGTGCTACATTTTGGATGTTTTTCACTTCCAATTACAGCTCATCACAAATGTGATGAGCATCTTCTTTCACTCACTGCTCATAATGATAACAAATATTTAGAAAGTCATTATTGCGATATTTGTGAAGAAAGTCGAGATACAAATCGTTGGTTTTATCATTGTGCAATATGCGATACTTCTGTTCATGTTAATTGTGTTCTTGGAAAATATCCATTCCTCAAACTTGGGAGCATATTTGAAGAAACAGATCATCCACACCCACTCACTATCGTGAAGAAGAAGTATTACTACCTTGATTGTAATAAATGCGGTAAGCCTTGTGAAGATTTGTCTCTTGAGTGCTCAAAGTTGGAGTGTAAATATATTGTCCACTTGGATTGTGTAGTACACTACACTCTACGGTGTTTTCTGTGGTGGCGCATGTAACAATTCAGATGTAATCATATTTGAAACCTACCACTTCATTTGTGGGTAAACTAAAGAGCAGAGAACTGGGTTTGATTCTTGTGATGTTAGTTGTTGATGTCATTGTAATTTGGTTTTTCTGaccttttaagttttaaagaaATGTCATGTAATAATCTTAAGTTGAAACTTGTGTGATTTGCATTGATGTGTGATTGTTGATTTTAGAATTTCTTGTAATATGGGAGTGTGGTTGTACCTACAACAATAAAGGTGTTGCTGGATGCTTctctttgtttctttatttaagttttcttgaaaatacaactttttctaaaattattatctcTTGTACTGCACATTCAAATTAGGTTtagtatttgataaattgaaattactATAGTTCCTAGTAAAATTGAAGGATTACTTTATTTCTCTCTCTTATATCACAACCTTGCATGTAATTTCTTTACTTGTCTTTTTCTAGGATGGGAACTCATTCTCATCAATAAtcactgtcgaaaccattttttacttgaaaaatgggtatcgattttgaaaatagaaatagggaaatgggagtcgccaccgatcttttattaaggtgtgatcggtttaccattaaaaataaattttaggtttgcgagatttaagaaaataggtccgggagtcggttacgtacgaggaagggttaacaccctcgtaacgcccaaaattggtaccgaatcgattgtttaatgtcttaatctcgaaatttttgaaaaaattttaaaatacgatcctcttaacttgaataaattgaattaggcgatgagactcacttatttcaaagaaataaattgtcacactcagtaagttagagtgcaaccttttaaatcctcaaaattaagtttatctctcGTCCTTTAAAGCCTATGCATTTTGAGGAGTATGTCCGATTAtctgggtcaaatgagaaaatcaaaacccaataagttagggttcgatttcacaaaattcctaaatatcaaacatcgcctttatttttaaaatcctcgtctcgagaaaataacgtgtcatatccaatacgttaggacacaacgtgtcgaattcccgagaatgagctttttacttatgtgttttgattaagaAGGATGCTCGGTTATCTAAGTTCATCAGagaaattgaagcccagtaagttagggcacaattctcgaGAACTATGAGAACAAggctttttgaaaattatgaaatagagTGATTGTAGCGCTTTAATAAAACAcgatttttacaaatatgatatGATTGAAAAGTGATGTATGACgtaaaagataatatataattcaaacacatatcaaagaataatgaacaaataataaattaatactaaCAAACATAGCAACAATAATCTCTATTGTACATTATGCTAATATCACCATCTACATTCGAAACTAAAAGAAAACGAGTCAATTAAGGCAAATACGGACCAAATGTACGAgttttgaaataactaaaaatatataaaaagaaattatatttaagataaataatatataaatgaaaatttgaaatgaattaaaatatgattaaaataaatgctacataaaataatagtgtccaaataagttttaaagtaaatattatataaagaataagtcacaatacattaaataatatatatatgcacgtATACATGATGatgattaaacaataatacataataatttttgaaacgAATGTATAATAAACCCAAAGTGttaatactattttatttattatataaaataacacTACATTAAAAATACGTAATGAAATTAaccattaatataataatacttaaagtaataatataaataacaaaattataatacatgTACGtagataaataaacatataaataataaaactaataataacgATAGTAAAGATaataaactaaacaaaattagtaataataatgaaacTGAGGATTAAATTGACACTAAGccgaaattcaagaaaaaaactaaaataaataaaagggaaggTCCGAACTACAAAGCGCGAATGACATGGGGGGACTAAAAAGGTAATATTTCCCACTCTCCAAAACGCAGCGTTATGGCGTGGACCGAAACGAAGCGGACATCAAATTAAAGggcgaaaattaaaaataaaaaaattgatttgaacgCGCTACAAAAGCGGGAGGACCATCTGCACAAATATCCCCAAAAgggaaaacacgcggatccccccCAGGCGGGCCGGGCACACGGGTTGTTGGGGTTAAACAGCGCCGTTTCGAAGCTATCACATTAGCTACAAACGATGGCGTTTCAAGCTTCACcgttaaaacaaaaaaaaaaaaaaacctaacctaacaTTCTAGcagaaatgaaaaaataaaactgaGGCTTCCCCCTTTTTCGCCGCTCTATTCATCAATCCTTCCAAAGGATCTCTGAACCCCTGCCCAGGCTCCGATGACGACGGAGAGAGCAAGGATTCGTCGGCAAGGTACGCTCCTCACCCTTCTCTCCTCTTTTACTTTATCTATCTGCTCATATATTCTAATggtaaacaaaaagaaagaaaaagaatcggaaaacagaaaaaatggaaaaaagaaaacctttcgTGTTCTTTTGTATTCAGtatgtcttcttttttttgtttttacaataTGCCTCTCCCCTCCTCAATACAAAATGATTGGCTTTTTATATATAGCCGGATTttacagaaaacaaaaagaaaaatccccCATCGAATCccttttttattccttttattttatgctatttttgcTGTCGTTTTCTGCTTTCTTGCGTTCGTTGTGTCTTTTGCAGGTGTACGGGCGTACGAGGGGCAGCTGGGACGTGGCGCGGCTCGTGTGAAGGCGTGGTCCCTGGCGGTGGCGCACGCGCGAGGGCAGAGGCTGGGTATGCGTGGAGGAGTTGGGGCTGCGGCGCTCTGAACGCCTAGGGTTTCTGATGTTTAGGCAAGTCTGGGGCTAGGTGATTTGGGTTGGGGTTAGGTGTCGGGCTAGTGTTTGGGTAGTTTAGGTTAAAAGTGGTTTGGGCCATTCGGGTTTGTTGTTGTTTGTAATCTGGACATTGTTTATTTTATCTGGTTTATGGGCTGGGCAAAAATGGCCTACTACAATCACCATCATATAACTATTGAGAAAAGCGTCAGacaaaagtaaactaaacgtgCTACATCACACTGTCTATCTAATCCGCCCGAAAAATGAGGCCGGCTGAAGAGGAGTGAAGGAATAAGGTCTTTGCAAAGTTGGTTGAAATAAAATTGCttaataaacattaataaataaatttaagaaaataatacaacccaataaattaatttatattttaatttaatattaataaaatcaattataatttgaatatttatttttaaaaatattaagagtataattacaatttgaataattaattttaaaatttattgaaagtatatatatagttgaatgtttataattttaaagttgatattaaataaaaggaataaattttaaaattatacataaactttgatataatatacaattatatgtatgaactttaatttgatataattatacACGTGAAACTCTAATTCTGGTTCAAAAGTATTGATGCGTCGTTGAgagcaccaaaaatatcatatccctataaaataacaaaaataatagtataagaGAAGTAGGATCAAATCTTCAGGGGTTGGATTTGTACAGATTCTTATTCTCGAGATCCGAGGCAAAGTCATGCTCAAGAAAAACAGTGTAcctggaaaaaaaaataaaaaaaagaattaaaagtttgattgaattgagattgcgtaaattgaaattaaaattgaaattgtaaaaataaatagagttgaGAAAATAGAGTTTTTGATGGAGGGATTCCAGCCTTTGATTATCTTAATCCTCTTTAGGTTCAATCCTAGGCTTTTAAGTGATCCTTCTTGAACAGAATAAACcaattatagtggaagaggacgcctacaaCCACCAGCTCCACTTAGATTTTAGACTTATGATTTAGAGAAACCTAACTCTAGCCAATCGTCACTTTTGTGGGAAAgtcttacactagatcatcaCTTCTCAATGGCAAATGTGACCCCATTTTGTCTCTTAGGCTCGACAACCGCTAACGCAGTaggctaacgaaccgactgtgcaacctttcTAAAACATACAAAGCAACCGCCTTTGCACAAGATGAAAAGACCACTTTTGGAAAGACATGGATGGAAGTGTCAATCCCGTAATGTGAAGAGGCAATGAATACTAGTTGAGAATGCTATGTGTGGATTCTAAGCCTCTTGAAcctttttggggaatatcgacaacttttggctagatgagtttagtgACTTATGCTTTTTGgtagaaagagaaataaacttaatgaaaaatggaattttattgaattaaaaaaaggaacaaaagcTAGAGCTTCTTAGGAGAGAAAGCTTTTACAGAAAAGATGAGTGAAATTTGTGTCACTACATCCCCAATTTATAGTATTCAGAATGTATTCCTATCCAAATTctgaaagataaataaaagtaaaagctaaaattatatctaaataataatcttaataacaattttaattattttaaaatttaaatagagttTTGTGTTtatagaatatttttttttaaattgttgcCCCCAAGTCTtccacactttgcatttttgacaccactTCTTTCCTATTTTGCATCCTGACCCACTTTATCATCAAATTCATGCTTTTTACCCCTAAATTTCTTTTtgccttcaatttagtccttataagataaaaaaccataaatagcTTAAATTAGTAGGACCATAcgtaaaataaatatgtaattaatacataaaaaatgtcATTCAAGAGTATTATCTTGtatactcaaaattttaattttaatttaattatacacattaaaagaaataaatatattaatttatttttatattagataaatataattatttatgaatacaatatataaacagaaaataatattatatcaataattatattaataatttacaagaattaaataaatcaaaattttatatataaaattacacaaaattaaaaaaatatataattacacattaaactataatttatatttaattttaatatttatccctacatatttaaataatttctgagatttctaaaaaaaaccataaatataatatcaatCAATCCCGCAAAAAGAGGCTAGTGGAAACACATGAGCAAAAGACTGATAGCGACCCGTTAAGAAAAGTAGCATCAAATCAAAGCATGTGTGAGGATAAAGCATTGACTACTTAGTTGACCTCTCTGTTTACTTTAACCGATCGTCTGCCAGTGCCTCACTCTATTTTATATCAAGTTCTTGAATCATTGTTTGTCTTTATGTACTTCTGGTCTTGTGTTTTTCCATTGAAACTTTGTTCTCAACATCaagtttttcctttatttatatttcatctTAAGGTTGCATTACTTGGAAAATGCTTGGGGAAGAGACACAAGAGGAAGGAGATAAGGAGGAGTCAAACAATTATGGACACCAACATCCCCTGCTTCTTATGTTGAATCAAGAGCAGCAGATCAACTATGGCAGTGGGGTAGCTGACTGCTCGAGGTGCGGGGAGGAGGTGTCTGCTCCATGTTTTTGCTGTGCGGAGCACTGCGGGTTTTACCTTCACAAGGTATGTGCCGAGGCACCTTTGGAGCTTAATCATCCTTTTCATCACGATCATCCTCTTCTTCTTATGCAAAATGCACCTTATTCATCTGGTGGATACTACGCTTGTGATTTTTGTGATAAAGAGGATAATAAGTTTGTTTATCACTGCTCTTGCGGATTGGACTTTCATATTAAATGTGctttgtttacatttaatattgcTGAAAAGAATTTGAAAGAGCTTGAGCATGTTCCCCTTCAAGATCCATTGGTTTCCACTGAAAATGGTGATGAACTTGAAGATGTTAGCAAGTGCTTTGGATGTAGGGAACCATTAGCAAAGTATACACACTTTTCTCCTGACTATGGGTTTAATTTACATGAGAAATGCGCTACGCTTCCTTTCAAATTGAATCATATGTTGCATCGCGAGCATCCTcttgttctacaatttaataTCGAATGGCTCTCTTGCAAGATATGCCTAGTAACAAGGCGAAGAGGATTCGTTTATGGTTGTTCTCCTTGTAAGATTGCTATCCACATTGAATGTGCATCACCATCACCCATTATTGAAGATAAAAGCCATCTGCATCCATTCACTCTGTTTCCAAGACGACTACCCTTCATTTGTGATGCATGCGGTGTCGAAGGAAATTACGCTGCCTACATTTGTTGTACATGCAACATTATAGTCCATAAAGAGTGCATTTCATTGCCATGTATCATCATTAGCAAGTGGCATGATCATCGCATTTATCACAAATACTTTCTTCCACTAGATTTTAGAAATTCAGACTGCGATATTTGTCATGGTGAGGTCAATCCAGAGCTCGGCTGTTATTGTTGTTCACATTGTAATATTACATTCCATGCCCGTTGTGTGACAGAggataaatattcatattctGTACCTTCACGCGAAGATGAAGAGGAGATATCCAATGAAAGTTCCATCACCGTTTTGGAGTGGAATGATGCCAAAGAagctacaaaaataaaacacttCAAGCATATGCACAATCTAATGCTAAGTGCTTCCGTTGGAGGGTATGAAAACAGTTGTGATGGGTGTATGTTACCAATCTCAGATCCATTTTACTATTGTTTGGAATgtgatttttttcttcataaagCTTGTGCTGAGTTACTCAGGATGAAGCGTGTTTGGCATCATACATATTGCAAACAACCACACATCCTCATTTCAGATGAAGTTTTTCGGTGTGAAATGTGTTTTCATATAACTAATGCCTTTGCTTATGAATGTAGTGAATGTGAGAGTAGGACATGTCTCAGATGTGTGATTGCTCTTACTCCTGGTGCTCGAACATGTTTGAAACATGAACACCCCCTCCGTTTCTACAGACAGTACGAAGGGAAGTGCAATGCTTGTAGTCGTTATTCATGGCGGGCATTTTGTTGTAAGGATTGCAATTTTGTGCTACATCTTGGATGTTTTTCACTTCCAATTATGGCTCAACACAAATGTGATGAGCATCTTCTTTCACTCACTGATCATGATGATAACAATTATTCAGAAAGTCATTATTGCGATATCTGTGAAAAAAGTCGAGATTCAAATAGTTGGTTTTATCATTGTGCAATATGCGATACTTCTGCTCATGTTGGTTGTGTTCTTGGAAAATATCCATTTCTCAAACTCAAGAGCATctatgaagaaaaagatcatCCACACCCACTCACCATTGTGAAGAAAGAGTATTACTATCCTGATTGTGATAAATGCGGCAAGCCTTGTGAAGATTTGGCTCTTGAATGCTCAAAGTCAGAGTGCAAATATATTGTCCACTGGAATTGTGCAGCACCTAATTTTCTACAGTGTGTGATCTATTGGCCCATGTAGTAATTTAGACCTAATCATATTTGAAACCTACCGCTTCATTTATAGGAAAACTCAAGATTGAAGAACAGAGTGTGATCTTTGTCTTGTTACTTGTAATGCTTGTTGTCATAATAATTTGGTTTTTCTgacttttaagttttaatataataatttgaagcCAAAACTGATGAGATTTACATTGGTGTTTGattgttgattttaaaatttcttgtaaTTGGACAATGTGATTGTACTTAATATCCTGATTGTGATAAATGCGGTAAGCCTTGTGAAGATTTAGCTCTTGAATGCTTGAAGTCAATGCAAATATATTATTCACTGGAATTGTGTAGCACTCAGTTCTCTACAACTTTTCTGGGATTGGTCCATGTAGCAATTTAGACCTAATCATATTTGAAACCTACCACTATATTTGTAGGAAAACTCAAGACTGAAGAACAAAGTTTGATCTTTGCCTTTTAATGCTAGTTGTTATTGTCATAGTAATTGGTTTTTTTGACTTTAAAGTTTTAATGCAATAATCTGAAGCCAAAACTTTTGAGGTTTGCTTTGGTGTTTGATTGTTGAATTTAGAATTTCTTGTAATTAGACAATGTGATTTTACTTACACGAGGACTACGATAATAAGGTTGTTGCTTGATGCTTAATATAAGATTATTGAAAACTCAACTTTTTCTGGGattattttttctctcattCTTAGATCCACATTTAAATTACATTTAGCATTTGATTATGTATTTGTTGTGGATGGTTTTGCTCTAAATATCAATTATATGGATATGGCATCAATATCCTAACCTACTCTTTTATGACAGCATGAGTGAAGCAGGCAGAGCTTTAcgaaaaagataagaaaaagcGTTGACTAGCTGAGTTGACCTCTGTTTACTATAAGTGAGCCTCTGCCTCTCCCAGTTCTTGAATCATTATCTTTCTGCACTTGTAATCTTACTTT of Gossypium raimondii isolate GPD5lz chromosome 3, ASM2569854v1, whole genome shotgun sequence contains these proteins:
- the LOC105796443 gene encoding uncharacterized protein LOC105796443, producing the protein MEESNNYGHQHPLLLILNQDQLIHNQSGVTHCSRCGEKVSAPCFCCAERCGFYVHKVCAEAPLELNHPFHTHHPLLLMQNAPYSSGLYICNFCDQDGSKFVYHCSCGLDFHIKCALFTFNIAENNLKELDHVALQHPLISTENGDEELGDVSKCFGCWEPLAKYTHFSPDCGFNFHEKCAKLPFKLNHECHRKHPLALQFNSKRLSCKICRETNRETDRRRIGFVYGCSPCKFAVHIECVSASLDLVVEDKSHEHPFSLFTRRSSFICDACGMEGSYASYICCTCNIMVHKKCTSLPRIIKSKWHDHRLFHIYFFPDEFTSSDCMICHDEVDPEHGSYCCSHCNITFHVRCVTEDKRSYSIVSLENEDEMPNESSIIVIESNDAGEATKIKHFKHMHNLMLGPFDGGYENNCDGCMLPISDPFYYCSECVFFLHKACAELPKMKNVWHELCREPLALISDKVFECAKCRHICNTFAYECSECESKRCLRCVIALTPGARTSLRHEHPLFFYKDYHGRCDACGNLTLGAFCCKDCNFVLHFGCFSLPITAHHKCDEHLLSLTAHNDNKYLESHYCDICEESRDTNRWFYHCAICDTSVHVNCVLGKYPFLKLGSIFEETDHPHPLTIVKKKYYYLDCNKCGKPCEDLSLECSKLECKYIVHLDCVVHYTLRCFLWWRM
- the LOC105795587 gene encoding uncharacterized protein LOC105795587 isoform X2 is translated as MLGEETQEEGDKEESNNYGHQHPLLLMLNQEQQINYGSGVADCSRCGEEVSAPCFCCAEHCGFYLHKVCAEAPLELNHPFHHDHPLLLMQNAPYSSGGYYACDFCDKEDNKFVYHCSCGLDFHIKCALFTFNIAEKNLKELEHVPLQDPLVSTENGDELEDVSKCFGCREPLAKYTHFSPDYGFNLHEKCATLPFKLNHMLHREHPLVLQFNIEWLSCKICLVTRRRGFVYGCSPCKIAIHIECASPSPIIEDKSHLHPFTLFPRRLPFICDACGVEGNYAAYICCTCNIIVHKECISLPCIIISKWHDHRIYHKYFLPLDFRNSDCDICHGEVNPELGCYCCSHCNITFHARCVTEDKYSYSVPSREDEEEISNESSITVLEWNDAKEATKIKHFKHMHNLMLSASVGGYENSCDGLNVRVGHVSDV
- the LOC105795587 gene encoding uncharacterized protein LOC105795587 isoform X1 — translated: MLGEETQEEGDKEESNNYGHQHPLLLMLNQEQQINYGSGVADCSRCGEEVSAPCFCCAEHCGFYLHKVCAEAPLELNHPFHHDHPLLLMQNAPYSSGGYYACDFCDKEDNKFVYHCSCGLDFHIKCALFTFNIAEKNLKELEHVPLQDPLVSTENGDELEDVSKCFGCREPLAKYTHFSPDYGFNLHEKCATLPFKLNHMLHREHPLVLQFNIEWLSCKICLVTRRRGFVYGCSPCKIAIHIECASPSPIIEDKSHLHPFTLFPRRLPFICDACGVEGNYAAYICCTCNIIVHKECISLPCIIISKWHDHRIYHKYFLPLDFRNSDCDICHGEVNPELGCYCCSHCNITFHARCVTEDKYSYSVPSREDEEEISNESSITVLEWNDAKEATKIKHFKHMHNLMLSASVGGECESRTCLRCVIALTPGARTCLKHEHPLRFYRQYEGKCNACSRYSWRAFCCKDCNFVLHLGCFSLPIMAQHKCDEHLLSLTDHDDNNYSESHYCDICEKSRDSNSWFYHCAICDTSAHVGCVLGKYPFLKLKSIYEEKDHPHPLTIVKKEYYYPDCDKCGKPCEDLALECSKSECKYIVHWNCAAPNFLQCVIYWPM